The genomic region TTAGCAACTCTTTTCACATCTTCTATCAGCAAACCCGTTGGAGATAGGCTACACGCCACTAACTTCAAAGCATTTATAAGACTAAGAGAATCCCCTTCAAGAATAGCACTTCGAAAACCCAATTCAAGCGCAAAGGACACAGCCTTCAAGGCAGCCAGCGCCTCAACCTCATCAGGCTTGTAAGCTTGATGGATTTTTTCTGAACAAGAAGACAACACAGCTCCATTATTATCCCTGATTACCACTCCAATTCCGGACTGATTAGAATCATTGAAGACAGCACCGTCAAAGTTTATTTTCACCAAACCAACTTGCGGATTTCTCCATCTTGAAACTCCATAGCTGCTGTCCGTGACCTGCACTACAGAATTCTGCAGATTAGTTCTAAATTGTGCCAACATTTGTTTCGCTTGTTCAGCCACTTGATGGAGCGGAACAGCTAGTTGGTTCACACGGACTTTATTTCTTTGATTCCACACCATCCAAGCCGTATATGCAAACAGCTCTATTGATTTTCCTTCAGCCATCAGCCATGACAGCAGTTCCTTCATATCTACCAACTGAACCTCGGACCTGAAACTCCATTCTTCACAATCTCCCCAAACCACTTCCAACTCCGGGCATGACCAAAGAGCATGCTCGGTCTCCTCCATAACAGAAAAACACCTCTCACAGATCGGGTCAGTTGTGATTTTCCTATAATAATTGAAATAGATAATTCATGTTTAATAATTTGACAGCATCACTTTAGCTATATTATAAATCATTAAGTATTACAAAGAATGCCAGGCCATGATATTTAATTcgttttattttgtatttcatGTACGTTAGTATGTCATTTTTTCTTGAGAGGAATCTAACTCAAAGATCCGTGTGTGAGTGATAGGGATATAAGCTTTTGgtttttaatgataaaaggACTTTTATTAATAAGTTTACATTGTACTAGGAATAGTTAAATATATAAGCTTTTGGTCACCACGCTCCCCCAAAGCTATAGGAATATACTCTTCTCTCTTGTATAGTATCGACCTGGTAATGATAAGATGAGAGATTATCACATCGTTgtaagagcatttgcatcagtctatgtaaaatttaaaaaaaaaaaaaaatccacattttACCCAATTAACTCTCAAAACCTTTTACATCAATCaatgtaaaattgtgcaaaaaTCCATTTTCTCGATAATAACCATGTAAATATCTACGATTAttgtagttttgtattttattattttaattttttttcctcacctCTTGCTCTCATGTCTTACCTTATgtatattagaaaaaatagatttttatgctaaaataaacaATAGTTTTCGCACGAGCTGATAATGCTCTAATTCAAGATAACCAAATAGGTTTTCCTTTATGCTAGTAGTATGATATTAATGTGCAACAAAGTAAAACTAACTTCGCATCCTCAGTCCTAGTATGAATACTTGAATAGCAAACTAGTACTTGTATCTTAGAGTTGCGTACTCTTTGTTGATGATACTAGGATAACAAGTGTCCAACTGCTAAAATTGAAAGAATAGTCAACCGAAATAGACAAAAAGTTGATGAGGGAAAAGATGTCAGTAATCGGCTTcgattttttcaccaaaaaaacattattatgtTCAAGATGTCAGTAATCGTCTCCAATATAGAATATTTCTTATGCAAAATAATATTATCCATTTGAATTGTCAATCCAATAGATTCATGTCTAAACTATTTAATAGCTTGTGAGAGGCATTGGTGAAGCATAAACTATCCAATAGCTTTGCAAGGGCGGGGATTCTAGAGAATTTTAAGAAGATGAATTCTTCCAATAATACATGAATGTTCATTTCCCTTGGTTTTATAAACTAAttagaacaaaaaacaaaattcagcATACTTGTacgaattattattattactttatttgGACAAAGGTTCTTTGCCTTGATTCCTAAACGAAGACAAGGAGACTTCAACATATTATATGAATTTGACTATTGTTAGGATAAAAGTTCATCTAATGCATTATTAGTCCATTATTTGGATAAAGGTTCATTTTTAAGATACCTCATGCATTAGTTAATCCACCATTTAGATAAAGGTCCATTTTCCTTTGATTATATTAATGTGTCTTTAGGGTCCCTTTTTCCCACAATTTTATTGGACACCCACATTAGCATTACCTATTTTATTCAAGCAACAAATAATGGATCTTGAAATTTCTTTGAAGTTCCAACATACCCAAATTTGATACAATTACATGGGTTGGATTTTAGTATTAAGGATCCACATTTTTTTGAATTGGGCTCATGGttcataaacttcttcactctaTGAGATGGGCTCACGACCTATATTATCTCtacattatataataaatttatagcCCACATTATTTGTTGACTTCACGGATTGCACATAAAATCTctattttccttataaaattaaTTGAGCTCATAGGTTACCATTTTTCCTCAATTTGAAGAATGAGCTCAAAGCTCGAATCACAAAATGGTCCCAAAGTCCTAAATAGGCTCACTCTTCACTTGAATCAACAGTCCAATATGAACTGGCATTTTGATAAATACTTACAAGAAATCCTGAATACTAaatattattatcaaaataaacacTTACAGGAAATAGTGGTAAAAATAAGTATTTCCAAGcagaaaaaaatgaagattatAATAGCAAATAACTGGGAAAGTAAGGGAGAATatgaaagttaaaaattaagttttaattaCAAACAAAGGGAAATAGGCTATTTATAGGCAAAAATAGTCACTATTTGAGTAGTAAGAATCACATATGAATAGCAAATGGTAAATTTGACTTTTTTACCATTCATCTCACGAGGGAAATACTGTAGATGAATAGTTCATGTCAggtaacaataataataactttagCAATTTGGTTATAGGCAGCAACAATGATTTCAGCAACAATTTTGTCCGTATGTGTCGATAGTAGCAATCTTGCAATTGTAGGGTTGAAGCAGAGAATCAAGCCTCAACTAAATTTGAAGtaacacacatacacatgttataatgtttaattatttaattattctaacttaattatgtaaatttgaTGATATTTAAGTATTTTACATTCATTTTACTTTTTCCTAATTAGACAAGAATTTGTAGCAAATTAAGTTACAGTAATTTCTGCAAAATGAACATGTGTCAATTGatcatttggttcaatattAACATAGAAgtcttcatttaaatataagttTTCCGCAAAATGCACATGTGTATTTGCAGGCGTTGCCGCGTCTTAATTGGCTAACCTtcctaaaaaaatgaaaaatccgTGGAATGTTTTCTTTCCTCCCGCCTAATTATATGCCCATAGTTGATTCTTTCAcacaaaatctctctctctctctctctctcatcctcaTGTCTGCTTCAGCTTCACTCAAGCTCACCGCTCACCCTTCACTCCTCCTTCATCACTATCACCGCTCGGTAAACAAAATACAACCGCTCTATTGACTCTCCTCTACgcttcaattttttcattctttatttatttatatttgtcaTACTTTTATCTATACTTTTTTTAAGGGTTTCGTCGATGAGTTTTCCTCAGTGACTAGAATTCCAAGGCCTTCCAGGCTCTATTGCTTGCAAAAATCGAATTACTCATCGCTTAATCTCAACCGTTCATCATCACCATCCATTTCCACAGCCTGCTCAATCAATGGCGATAACCCTGTAAGTTCTCCTCCTAACTATGAAGAACTCATCGCTTTATCTCCactgtttttgttgttgttgttgttctgtTGGcgtcaaataagagatttgggtttCAAACCCGCCCGCCCGCACTAAAACACAATTGTTGTCTTGGCACGAAGACAGAGCAATTATCAGAAGTGGAGGTCATATGTTGAAATTTTAtctagtgtatatatataaaacaatgtAGTAAATGTCATgtggaaaattcaaaaactaTGGGCAAGAATGGATGGGACTAGACGGAATGGCAAATTGAAAATGGAAATGGAGTGAAGTTAAAAGACTGGAAATAGATTAAAATTAGagggtgtaatttgtaattgtaCACCAAATACTAATTAGTGTCATGACCAGATGATAAATAGCAATTATTAGGTGCGGATGCTGTATGTTGGAATTCTATCGTGtgtgttgtgtatatatatatacatgtcaTTGTTTtggaaagtgaaaaaaaaaaaaaaaataagggcgAGATTGGACGGAACTAGATGGAGCGACAAATTGAAAATGgagtaaaatttaaaagactggaaataaatgaaaaataatgaaacctaatggatttgattgaaaataGATTAAAGTTAGAGGGTGTTATTTGTAATTGTAGCCTAATATTTGTTTATGAAGCATTGGTTTTTGAGGGTTTTTATAAGACTGCTGATTGGAATGCTAAATCCGTCTTAATGTTACGTTTGGTTGTGGTGGGCTTAGGGTTTGAGACTTTGGGTTTTAGAGTTGGGGGTTAGGGTTTGGAAAGAGAGGATTGACTGACAAAGAAGGGTAGGATTTCTTGGGCAGCAGCAAATAATAGAATGTGGGAAATATATGAGGTTTGTTAAGTAAGGAGAAGAGCTTGATTTGGAGTtgtaaagaagagagaaaagggaaaagtttgttgttgatgatggcTGTGTGGACAGTGATTGTTAGAGTGAACCAAGTATTCCTTTATTATGTCGACTCATGGACTTAttgacttatttatttatatatattttttagtgttgGGGGAGGGAGAATTTGAACCTTGGATGTTTCCATTGGAAATGCTATGAAGTGCTAGTTGTGCTACAAGGCTTTTGGCATAGTAGACTCATTGACTCTTAACTTATTATGATTAATCAAAAGACCTAATAAAAGACtatcttgcaaaaaaaaaaggttaaaatacTACTTGCACCCTTTAGGTTTGAGGTTGCTTTTAAATTTGCCTCTTAACTACGTAAAATACACATTCTGGTATTACAACAATGTCTACATATCCCTTTTGTCAAAATGCCCTTAATTTGCAagtgtttaataaaattacacaTCTACCttttgttacaaaattgatcatgactcaaaaaaaaaaaaaaagaaaaaaaaaaaaaaaccaaaatcaataaTTGAGTTAATCCAATGGTATTTAAGAATCAACCTGTTAAACTTGCAATTCTTTCACCCATTAGGCATTGCACAAGGGTTCCACACAGCAAATGATCTTACCAAGATTGAGACATACGTACAAACAATGATTAAATCTCTCTCCATATCTGCATTATTGTATGCCAGTAGTGATTGTATGCTTCCCTTGCGTGTTTTGATTTTATCTATGAAAAGGAGTTGAACATGGTGTTAATGACTCATTTGGCTAAATATTGTGTTTTAAAAAACTACTCTTAAACTTATTGCCCTTTTAAGACTGTTTGTATTCAATCATAGATTTGAAGTTGGATTTCAGTCCTTAGTGTCTTGAACTCGTTATTTCACCTGAAACAGTGAGTTCAAGACACGATTTTATGCCTAACTGGCAGTGATGAGATggcaagttaaaaaaaaaaaggtatcaTATATGGTTTCACTAAACCTAAGTTGAAACAATGTCTTGAACACAGAAGACACAATCTCACATAAGATATGAAGACACTGTTTCAACTTGAGCTAGATTGTATTTCTGGTGAAGTAGACAAGGCACTTTTATGCTATTTATTTACTTAGGATGTGTAGTACTTTACTATTTAATTGTATTCCAGGTGAATTTGTCTTGAAATTAGGGCTTCAAGGTATTATTTCACTTAAAACATGAAATTGTGCCTTTGTGCCACGATCACAATGAGGCACCTTTCTTCTAAACTTGCCATGCCAATGTTGTTAGTTAGACCTAATCATGTTTTGAAGGCATATCCCAAGACTACCGTAGAATGCCAAATGGTTTGATAAGTGCAGattttaagaaacaattttgACTACACAATATTCAACCCTAACACTCAGGTGGTAATATTATGATTTCACGAGTTTGCCCCTATTCTGATAAAAGAATgcacttttgttttcttcttttgtgaGGTTAGGCTTATGGTGTATCGGATCCACCCAACGATGAAGGTAATTAACATTTTCAACTAATTCAACTTGAGATAGAcaaatttatatgtatattatGATGCTTGATATTTCTGTTTCATTCctacaaaattaaattctcaacaATTCACAACTTTGCATTTGTTTTTTAGGTTCcaaggaaagaaatgaaagtAGTCAAGGAGGATCACTCTCATCCAACACGTACTTACTACTTGCCTTTCAATCTCTTTGGATCAATAGAATACTACTGAGTACTGATTTTTGTTGATGGCATGATGATGGTGAGTCTATTGTGTTTTGGGTCAAATTTATCTAACCTCATGAGTTGAATACATAGTTTAACCTTCATGCCTTGTCAACGTAGTTGCAGGCAAATGTTGCAAGAGGTTTTCCATGTGCCTAAGGGACAGAGTGCATACTGGAATTTGTAAATCAATCCAATAAATTTTTGTAGAGAGCCATATATCTTAAGCTTAGTTGTTGTTGAAAAGATGTTACAATTAACAACCTAGAGCAAATTCGCCCCTTGATTTTGATAAGAATACTCAATGAACTTCAATATGTTTAATAGTATTATATAATCTTCCTTCATGGAAAAAGAAAGCAGATTgtatcttaaaaaaagaaaaagaaagcagaTTGCACGCTGGTAGGTGATTGTGTTGATTTTTATTCCCTAATTGCATGTTGTGCTACCCTAGATTGTGtggatttgatttgattggATTGGATTAGTGTGTGTTGTGTGAGCATGCGTTGAGTCACACATAAGGCATTTACTAGGTTGAATTGGGCTATATAATTGATTATGAGAAGCCCTAATTGTAAGTTTACTAGTCTTTTGAGGTCTAGCGTAGATGTGGCTAGTACTTTCCTCAGGTCGTGACCAATTTTATATGTTGaagagtttttttctttttaatattgtgCCTACAATTAAAATACAAGCAGTGTAGTTCTTCAAAATGGACCTGGTAAATTcattaatgaaagaaaaagtgaaTTAGAAATGGTGCAATCGTAATAATTAGTAGTCAAAATGCATGGAAGGAAACCAGATCTTTTTATCCTATGATAGCTTAAAAAATCCCACTCTTTAGTCCAAAAGGCTTGATTGTTCTCTTTTATGAGCTACCATGAAAGTTGATTGATTTAAAGCAGGAGATTGGGATCCTAGGATTGCTTTGAGCTGTGAAAAATGAAGTACTTACATTGGAGATTTCTCTAGGTAATGGTGATGTCAACTGGGTCCCTGAGGCAGTTGATGTCTTATCTTATGTTTTTGGTAGGTGGGTTGCCAAGAGACAGAATGATTagaaatttcattgtttattcTGGTACACAAAAGTTTGGATAGAGGGGCCTGCATGGTAAGGTACAAGTCAAAGAACTGGTAAGACCCTAAAGGAGTGCTTATCAATTGATGTATTGATATCCAAACTCAAGTGGAGGGAGGTTCTGTTTATTATTCTAATGAAATCTTAAAATTATAATCTTTCCAATACATGAGCAAAGTTGCATATGTATTAAAGGTGTATAAGCTTATAAAGTTCTTATAAAGTTTCTTAATATTACTTTTGCATAATAGATAGCATATTGGCAATCAATTTGAGTAGGTGGTGACTATTAacctttctttcttcatttcaaCGTGGTGACACCTTGGGCTTTGCTGTTATGGTGGTGGTGCATACTTCTGTATGAATAGGATAtaggcaaaaaagaaaagacaaagaaTACTgttaattgagagagagagagagagagagagagagagagagagagatttcccTTCTGATAgtttaaaaaaacttatttgaagAAGACAGAAAAAAGGGGTGCTGCCTTAAAAGAGATAAAGAGAgtgaaaaacaaaaggcaagGATGATAAATCCAAAGAAATCTACAGCagtgaaaagaaagagaaacactTCAGTAATGCTTAGCTGGATGGCTTTACCAagagacttttttttcttctttttcccaaaTAAATTGAGCACAAGTGTGCTGATCAGTTGATTCTTCTTTGGCAATCTCATACAGGAAATTCTTGCCTCTCCTATGATTTGCATTGATGGGACGGGTTTCCTCCAACATGTTTTGAATGGTGATTTCCATATTGCTATTGATAGTTCTATAATCAGGTACTAGCAGGATAACTTGTATTGACCGTAATGTTGTAGTATGCAAATAGAATGCATTACTAAGTcataataaagcaaaaaaagtACTAGGAATAATCACCATAAGTACTGGAATGGAATGGGTTAGATGTACATTTTACTGCTGAAGTACGATAGGAAGGTTTTACATGCATCgatttgtttgtttaattcACCATTATATATGATGGTGGCGCTTAAACctttaatcatatatatatatatatatatatatatatatatatatatatatatatatatatatatattgataagtaTATCGATGCATTAAAAAGCACAAAAGGGGGTGCTACCTTAGCATATGAGAAGTATCCAAGCAAAgagccaaaaagaaaacaaaatcaatttaagtTCAGCTTATctagaaaatctaaaaaaagatGTTCTGATGTAGAGGGGCAGGCAATCCTCTCCCACTTATATAAGGACTGTAGAAACAGGTACTTCAACTGAAATATTGAGTGTTCTTCTCCTTCAAAGTGTGTGTGCATTCCTCTCCCTATAAATACTCCACATCAAACACAAAGAAATTGTCCTCCATGTTGCTGCATTGTTGTCATTCTTTCTAAAATGCCCTCCCCTACATGTCAATAATCAACTACtgatctaggcataacccagcccaagccaaagaagaaaagaatcaGAGACCACAGATCTTGATATACCTGACAGTGCAGGAAAAGATGATCAACTGATTCCTCATATTTACACATGCAGCACCTATCAGTATTCACAATTTCCAGCTTCCTCAAATTGTCAATTGTTAACAGTCTACCTTTGGCTGCTGTCCGAGTAAATACAGCAACACGTTGAGGAACTATAACTCGCCGtatagctttccaaggaaatCTACTGTCTTATCCATCCCTCAAAGTCTTGTAGTAATTGTGCACACGAAAGCCATGAATCCTTGAGATGGTCCAAACCAACTATCTTCACCTTCATGGTTTATTCTAGTGGGCATGATCCTTGAGatggtgtctttctttttatggacAACAGCTAATGATGGGATACTCACCATTGACAACCTTATTAAGAAAGGTCAGTTtttggttaataggtgttgCTTATGTTGCTGTGATGGGGAATCAGTggaccaccttcttcttcattgtaagTTCTCTCATGCCTTATGGTGTGAAGTTTTTGCAGTGTTTGGGATTCAATGGGTAATGCCAAGGTCAgtgaactcttttttctttatttggagAAACTGGTTTGGAAAGCATCGTTCCACCATTTGGAATATGGTCCCAACGTGTAATGTGGTTAGCCTGGCAGGAACGTAATGCCCGCATTTTTGAAGATAAGATGAGAACTTTGGAACATCTAAAATGTTTACTTTTTCGTACTTTGTTTCTTTGGTCTCGTGTTTGGGGGTGTACGAACTGTACTGCTGTATctgattttttagtttctatttcCTTTAGGCCTTGACTTTCTTGTATTTGGGTCATTGTTCAAAGTGTTCACCATCGTGAACATGATGTTCAATTCTTTTAATAAAagtcttattacttatcaaaaaaacatCCAAGAAGCTGAATGGACCCATATTCAGCTCTGAACtgctatgaaaaaaaaaaaaaacagattcaCTTAACAGTGCCTCCCAAGAAATCCATATGATAATCTGACTCTgttgtttttctatttctagCTATTGTAAACAGCTATGAAAAATAGTTTGAGAGATGCCCACAACTATGGTTATGCCAGAAGTGGATCTTAGGTCCATACCTGACCTCAAAACAAAGAAACTAGCAAATGTACCCATCCATTTCTAATATGCTGCCAAAGGCTCACTCCTTAAGGAACTAACAAATTCTGAACATGAGTCACCCCAGGAATTTGTATTTTGATAGAATGCTTCTCCCCTTCGTAAGTTCCAGTTGTTCTGTTCCCTCCAAGTAGTTCACATAATACACTGGAATAGCCCCCCAAACAGTTGCTGCTTGATGCTGCCCAGTGCCTCTATGCCAACAAGCTAGCATCTCAACCACTTGTTTTGGCATAACCCGAGAAATACCAAACAAGCTAAACACAAAAGTCCCAAGGTCATATGCATAAGAGCAATGAAGGACTAGGTGATCCACCGGTTCCCAATCATTCTTACACACACAACACCTGTTAACAACACAAATATTCCTCTTCCTCTAATAATCCAAAGTGAGGATCTTTTCCTTAGCAGTTGTCCAAGTAAAGAAATCAACCTTAGAATGAGCTTTCACCTTCCAAATACTTTTCCAAGGGAAAGTCTTATTTGTCAATAACTACccatattatatttaaaattgataGAGAATCCTTTGAAtcacttttggttttttttttttttataaatttttgtgaccatttttttccttttatttttcaagaatGATAGTGTCTTAATTGTTGACTAAAAAAGCAAATTGGAAAATTATCAGGTCAAGTTATAGCAGGGTACAACTGATTGCCATGAAAGGTATGCTGATTCCCCCATTTCCAATAATGCATCTCATCACAATAATTAGTTTTGTTTCATTGGTATAttgtaataagaaaaaaaaatttccaatcaGATCCATTTGTAAAAGAGTAGAATGATTGAAAAACATAACAAATTCTCCTcaaattttacttattaaaaaaaaaaaaattgattctctTCAAATTTTGCTATGGGACTTTAGATTTGGGTTAAACTGCACTCCTtgtttctccttcttttttaaCCTTAAATATGATGAACTCCTTGTTGTTGGCTTCCACATTCTGGAATTGTTGATTTGCAACATTCTTGGCTTGGAAAAATTGCCAGGGTTTGCTTGTTTGTAGATTTAATTTGTTCTGAACTGTGTCTAGTACAGCATGTGGCAATTTGGCATACTTCTGTTTCTTCCCTCTTGTAGAACTAAACTGGTGCTTGTAAAAGGTGGAAGTGCACTCTATGtttagaaaatacattttcctTAGCATTGATTTGTTATACTTATTACTCTCTACATATTGTTGGAACTCATCAATGACAATTTATTGCACTTTTGTTCTCTAAAGGTCTTCGAGGGTATACCTATATTGAATCTTTTGAATCTAGTGGTTAAGAAAAAATGACGGGGCCTTATATCTAAAAAGGGTGGTCTTGTTTTTAAGGATCTATGAtgactattttgtttgttttccttCTCATGATCAACCTCTCATTTTCCTACACATCTTAAAGCATGACCATAGTTTTATATTCCTATCATGGTAGTGACATAACCTTCTTGGATCGGTTGCTGACCTGTGCCTTCTTGGTTGATAGTGGGTGGGATGTCTTCAAGCCTGATGTGGGTTGGTTGATAGGTTGACACTTAATCTGAGCCCGATTGATCTGTGATCACCCCTAATTATTTGCAATTTGTTAGTCTTAATCCAATTGTAATTATATTATGTCAACATCATTTGCTAGCATGGGGGGAAGATGCTTGAGAAG from Castanea sativa cultivar Marrone di Chiusa Pesio chromosome 11, ASM4071231v1 harbors:
- the LOC142616767 gene encoding uncharacterized protein LOC142616767; its protein translation is MEETEHALWSCPELEVVWGDCEEWSFRSEVQLVDMKELLSWLMAEGKSIELFAYTAWMVWNQRNKVRVNQLAVPLHQVAEQAKQMLAQFRTNLQNSVVQVTDSSYGVSRWRNPQVGLVKINFDGAVFNDSNQSGIGVVIRDNNGAVLSSCSEKIHQAYKPDEVEALAALKAVSFALELGFRSAILEGDSLSLINALKRIVEEELTRRSEEYHNAEEIQKIAKQFETEKVPENLRTMLDHPQG
- the LOC142617434 gene encoding uncharacterized protein LOC142617434 isoform X1, with product MFSFLPPNYMPIVDSFTQNLSLSLSLILMSASASLKLTAHPSLLLHHYHRSGFVDEFSSVTRIPRPSRLYCLQKSNYSSLNLNRSSSPSISTACSINGDNPAYGVSDPPNDEGSKERNESSQGGSLSSNTILRKLKRYGISGILSYGLLNTAYYLTTFLLVWFYVAPVPGRMGYLAAVERFLKVMAMVWAGSQVTKLIRAGGALALAPFVDTGLSWFTVKFKFETQGKAFMAIVGFCFALAIILFLVVTLLWA
- the LOC142617434 gene encoding uncharacterized protein LOC142617434 isoform X2 — protein: MFSFLPPNYMPIVDSFTQNLSLSLSLILMSASASLKLTAHPSLLLHHYHRSGFVDEFSSVTRIPRPSRLYCLQKSNYSSLNLNRSSSPSISTACSINGDNPAYGVSDPPNDEGSKERNESSQGGSLSSNTFYVAPVPGRMGYLAAVERFLKVMAMVWAGSQVTKLIRAGGALALAPFVDTGLSWFTVKFKFETQGKAFMAIVGFCFALAIILFLVVTLLWA